Below is a genomic region from Leptospira ryugenii.
TCGAGCGCCCAGCACAAAGAATGCTCGAGGAGGATTAATTTATGAAACAACCTAAAGAAGTAGATGGCATTTACCAAGCTGATAACCCGATGCCAACTTGGTGGCAGTTGGTATGGTTGCTCACAATCATATTTTCTGTAGGCTATGTGGTTTACTTTCATTGGTTTTCGGATTGGCCGCAAGAAGTTGCCTATGCAAAAGAAGTGGCTGAGCATGAAGCAAAGTATCCTAACAAGCCAAAGTTAGTGGAAACAGCCGATGGATCGAATCCCTTCCGTGAGGATGCTGTGGCCATCAAAGAAGGAGAAGCTACATACAAACAAATCTGTGCAGCCTGTCATGGACCAAATGCAGAAGGCGCTGTCGGACCTAGTCTCGTAGACGCTGAATGGATACATGGAAACACAGATAAAGAAGTGTTTGCAAATGTAATGGGTGGAATTGGTCCAGAACGCCAAAAGTTAAATCGCGGCGGTATGCCAGCTTGGAATGGATTGGGTGCTGATAAGGTTTACTCTATCATGGCATGGTTGGCTACCAAAAATCAAACATTGGTCAAGGCAAAGTAAGATGATTATTTCGAGACCACAATCAGGTAAAATCAGAACAAGACGCAATTGGGTGATGGGATTTTTAGTCGCCCTCTTCTTCTCAGCTCCTTGGGTCATATTGCCTTCGGGTAGCCCATTGATTCGATTGGATATCCCAAATCGAATGTTTCATTTGTTTGGTGGTCTCTTTATTCCTCAGGAGGGCTTAATCCTATGGTTTTTTCTTTTGACTATGGGCTTATCTCTCTTTTTCTTTACTTCTGTCATTGGTCGTGTCTGGTGTGGATGGGCTTGCCCACAAACCATTTACACGGATTTTTTTGATCGAATTGGGAGGCTCATTCTGGATAGCAAATACGGAAAAAAGGATGCCCCCATTTTCAAAAAGTACATTGTGTACTCTATTTGGCTTTTGGTTTCCTTCGTTGCTTCATTTCATTGGATCGCCTACTTCGTCAGTCCATATGAAATGATAGGAGCGTATGCCAAAGGTTCCTTCGAAACATATTTTTATTTTACATTATTTTTTACTGGCGCAATGTTTATCGATATCGGTTTTATTCGCGAACAGTTCTGTAAATATGCATGCCCATATGCTAGATTCCAAACGCTTCTTATGGATGAGCATTCCTGGAATGTAACTTATGATTACAAACGTGGAGAGCCAAGGAGAGATAAAAAAACACAAATTGGCGATTGTATCGCTTGCAATATGTGTGTTGTGGTTTGTCCTACCGGAATCGATATCCGTGAAGGATTACAAGTTGGCTGTGTTGCTTGCGGTAAGTGTGTCGATGCCTGCACTAGTATCATGGCGAAAGAAAATAAAAAAACTTTGATCGGTTATTTTTCTCTAAGTCAAATTGAAACAAGAGGTCCAATCAAGTGGATCCGACCTAGAACAGTTATCTATGCCATTTTATTGAGTATCGTATTGGTGGGTGCCTCTTATAAACTCATCACTAGACTGCCCTTTTCTATGATTGCGGCAAATAACAAATCTATGCCTCCGGTTCTTTTAACAGACAATAGGCTAAGAGCATTTGTATCTCTTAGAATTCAGAACATTGACCCCAATGAACAAGAATATAAGATTGAAGCATTGGATATTCGTCACAACAAAAAAATCCAAATACTCTCTGGTGAGGGGACTACCTTCACATTAAGATCAGGAGAGCTCAAGAGCTTTTCTGTCGTCTTAGAAACAGATGTATTAACAGCCTCTGAAATCTCTGAATCATTCATTCCAGGTTTAATTCGGCTAAGCAATGCACATGACCCAAGCCTCAAACTGGAAAAAGCCTTATCATTAAAAATACCAGGTACTTAATATGTTCAAAAATCTCGACCCCTCTTTACGAAAAGCTATGTATGTGGTACTCGCTGCCTTTTTATGTTTGGTGGGAGCCACCTTTTATACGATCCGACTTACCTACCAACAATATGAACCTGTTATGGATAAGGATTACTATGAAATTGGATTGAACTATGAAAAAACAATCCGTGACCAAAAAGAGTTAATGTCTGCTGGCTATAGACTTGATTTAAATTGGGGAGCAAATGCAGACATTCTACCCAAGGAAAATTTGATCCTCCAAGTCTCTCTCTTACAGAATGAATCAAAGGTTCCTAGTGAAGAGGTAAAGTTAATATTAGAAAGAAATGCAACTGTTTCCAAAACACTACGATTGGTTTTAAATGAAAAGGAAACAGGAGTGTTCTCAGCGAAACTTCCTGATTTGGATCCAGGGACTTGGAATACGAGAGTCATAGCAAAAATCGAAAACCGTTACTTTGAAAAACAGGGCCAGATCATTGTCCGATAGGCAAAATAGATGCAAACTAAATTAAGTGTTTCTAGCCTGGAACTTTGTTCCCATTGTGGGAATCCGATTGAACTTGTTCGGATCCAATCAAAAATTGATGGCCTAGATAAATACTTTTGCTGCGAAGGGTGTGAGACGGTTTACTCGCTCGTTCATTCAATCTCCGCTGACAATTATTATAAACTCCGAGGATCCCAAACTGTTGAAAGAGTAAGCCGCGAGGAGCATGAAGACTTTGATATTGATTCTTTTGATTCGCCTGCTGTTTTTGAAAAATACGTAACCCTTCAAA
It encodes:
- a CDS encoding c-type cytochrome, which codes for MKQPKEVDGIYQADNPMPTWWQLVWLLTIIFSVGYVVYFHWFSDWPQEVAYAKEVAEHEAKYPNKPKLVETADGSNPFREDAVAIKEGEATYKQICAACHGPNAEGAVGPSLVDAEWIHGNTDKEVFANVMGGIGPERQKLNRGGMPAWNGLGADKVYSIMAWLATKNQTLVKAK
- the ccoG gene encoding cytochrome c oxidase accessory protein CcoG, with translation MIISRPQSGKIRTRRNWVMGFLVALFFSAPWVILPSGSPLIRLDIPNRMFHLFGGLFIPQEGLILWFFLLTMGLSLFFFTSVIGRVWCGWACPQTIYTDFFDRIGRLILDSKYGKKDAPIFKKYIVYSIWLLVSFVASFHWIAYFVSPYEMIGAYAKGSFETYFYFTLFFTGAMFIDIGFIREQFCKYACPYARFQTLLMDEHSWNVTYDYKRGEPRRDKKTQIGDCIACNMCVVVCPTGIDIREGLQVGCVACGKCVDACTSIMAKENKKTLIGYFSLSQIETRGPIKWIRPRTVIYAILLSIVLVGASYKLITRLPFSMIAANNKSMPPVLLTDNRLRAFVSLRIQNIDPNEQEYKIEALDIRHNKKIQILSGEGTTFTLRSGELKSFSVVLETDVLTASEISESFIPGLIRLSNAHDPSLKLEKALSLKIPGT
- a CDS encoding FixH family protein; protein product: MFKNLDPSLRKAMYVVLAAFLCLVGATFYTIRLTYQQYEPVMDKDYYEIGLNYEKTIRDQKELMSAGYRLDLNWGANADILPKENLILQVSLLQNESKVPSEEVKLILERNATVSKTLRLVLNEKETGVFSAKLPDLDPGTWNTRVIAKIENRYFEKQGQIIVR